From Malaya genurostris strain Urasoe2022 chromosome 2, Malgen_1.1, whole genome shotgun sequence:
CGAAGATGGCGGCATGGACGATCCGAGAAAGTTGAAACCCGGTGAAATCGATCCGAATCCGGAAACAAAACCGGCTCGCCCGGATCCGAAAGATATGGACGAGGACGAGTTGGAGATGTTATCGGAGGCGAGAGCTCGCTTGGCCAACACGCAAGGTAAGAAAGCGAAGAGAAAAGCTCGCGAGAAACAACTGGAAGAAGCTCGGAGATTGGCTGCGTTACAAAAGCGTAGAGAATTGCGTGCCGCCGGTATTGGATTGGGCAATCGAAAACGGAAACTAAAAGGAATTGATTACAATTCGGAAATTCCATTCGAGAAAGCACCGGCTCCGGGTTTCTACGATACGTCTGAGGAACATGTGGTTCCGATTGCGGCggatttttccagtcttcgacaGCAAAATCTCGATGGCGAACTTCGAACCGAAAAAGAAGCTCGCGAAAGGAAGAAGGACAAAGAAAAGATCAAACAGAAGAAGGAAAATGATATTCCACTGGCAATGCTTCAGAATCAGGAACCGGCAAAGAAACGATCAAAACTGGTTTTGCCTGAGCCACAAATCTCCGACCAAGAACTTCAACAAGTCGTCAAATTAGGCCGAGCCAGTGAGATAGCAAAAGAAGTAGCCTCCGAGTCCGGAGTAGAAACTACCGATGCTCTTCTTGCCGACTACAGCATTACTCCGCAGGTGACCATGACGCCAAGAACTCCGGCTCCGGTTACCGATCGTATCCTACAAGAAGCTCAAAACATGATGGCCCTTACGCATGTGGACACACCACTGAAGGGTGGGGCGAACACCCCCCTTATCCAGTCGGATTTTTCCGGAGCTTTGCCACAAAACCAAGTGGTAGCTACTCCAAATACAATTCTTGCCACACCGTTCCGCTCGGTGCGAGGACCAGATGGAGCAGCCACTCCCAGTGGTTTCCTAACACCGGCTTCGGGTGCTTTAGTTTCTACTGGAGCTACTCCGGGTGGACCAGGACCAGGACCGGGATTAACACCAAACTTTGTCCGAGATAAACTGAACATCAATACGGAAGAATCGTTGGCTGTTACCGAAACTCCGGCTGCTTACAAAAGCTATCAAAAACAGCTGAAATCATCGCTAAAAGAGGATCTTGCCTCTCTACCGGTGCCCAGAAATGACTACGAAATTGTAGTTCCGGAGAATGAATCCGATGCGGCCATGGACGATGGTACCGACGGAGATCGTCTCGTAGCCGATCAAGCGGATGTCGACGCTCGTAAAAGACAAGAACAGCAGGCTAAAGAAGCCAAAGAACTTTCTCTACGTTCGCAGGTTAGTATTGACATAGGAATCTAAATTTGCGGTAAGGATTgttaacggtttttttttttcaggtcaTACAACGTGAGCTGCCACGTCCTCTCGACATAAACATGACTGTTTTGCGTCCATCCAACGAAATGCAAGGACTCACCGAGCTGCAACGGGCAGAAGAACTGGTGAAACAGGAAATGGTAAAAATGCTAAACTACGACGCAATTCGCAATCCTGTAATCAATCCACAAGCACCACCGACCAAAAAGAATCCTTTGGCACAGCATCTGGCCTACCTGGAACAGAATCCCTATGACGTTGTGGACGAATCCGATCTGAACAAAGCCAAAGAAATGCTTCGGGAGGAAATGACTGTCGTCAAGGCCGGAATGGCCCACGGTGACCTGTCGCTGGAAAGTTACACCCAGGTCTGGCAGGAATGTCTATCGCAGGTACTGTACCTGCCTAGCCAGAATCGGTACACACGAGCGAATCTGGCAAGTAAAAAAGATCGTATCGAGTCCGCTGAAAAACGGCTCGAAATCAATCGAAAACACATGGCCAAGGAAGCGAAACGTTGcggaaaaattgagaaaaagcTAAAAATTATCACCGGAGGCTATCAAGCCAGAGCCCAAGCGGTGATCAAGCAATTTCAGGACACCAACGAGCAAATCGAACAGAACAATTTGGCACTGTCGACATTTAAATTCCTTGCGTCCCAGGAGGACCTGGCGATACCGAAACGAATGGAATCGCTGACGGAGGACGTGATGCGACAAACCGAACGAGAGAAAACACTACAGAAACGGTACGCACAGTTGATCGAAGAGTTCCGGGAGTTGTCCAGAGACGAACGTCCCAGAATGCAGTACCCACAACAACCGCAGCAAATCGTTGAAGTGTCCAAACAAAATGGAAGCAAGGAACCGGAAAGACCTGAGGTCAGAGAGGAAGATCAGGCAGTGGAAGAACCAGAGCCACAGGAGCCACCCCCGGAACAGAATGACGATGCTATGGACTgtcaggaggaggaggaggaggatggTGAAGGTCAACAGGTCTACGATGGGGGGCAAGAATAAAATATACAGCTTTAAGGCAATTTGTTCAATGATAATCATACAGTTGAGGAACTTTGTTTAGTAACGGTTAATTATGAATAAACATGAATCCTAAGTGTAGTATGTTCTACTGATCATTGGGAATATTTCATTTCGTACTACGAAAATATCTAGTCTTATAGCAGC
This genomic window contains:
- the LOC131430634 gene encoding cell division cycle 5-like protein, coding for MPRIMIKGGVWRNTEDEILKAAVMKYGKNQWSRIASLLHRKSAKQCKARWYEWLDPSIKKTEWSREEDEKLLHLAKLMPTQWRTIAPIIGRTAAQCLERYEYLLDQAQRKEEGEDGGMDDPRKLKPGEIDPNPETKPARPDPKDMDEDELEMLSEARARLANTQGKKAKRKAREKQLEEARRLAALQKRRELRAAGIGLGNRKRKLKGIDYNSEIPFEKAPAPGFYDTSEEHVVPIAADFSSLRQQNLDGELRTEKEARERKKDKEKIKQKKENDIPLAMLQNQEPAKKRSKLVLPEPQISDQELQQVVKLGRASEIAKEVASESGVETTDALLADYSITPQVTMTPRTPAPVTDRILQEAQNMMALTHVDTPLKGGANTPLIQSDFSGALPQNQVVATPNTILATPFRSVRGPDGAATPSGFLTPASGALVSTGATPGGPGPGPGLTPNFVRDKLNINTEESLAVTETPAAYKSYQKQLKSSLKEDLASLPVPRNDYEIVVPENESDAAMDDGTDGDRLVADQADVDARKRQEQQAKEAKELSLRSQVIQRELPRPLDINMTVLRPSNEMQGLTELQRAEELVKQEMVKMLNYDAIRNPVINPQAPPTKKNPLAQHLAYLEQNPYDVVDESDLNKAKEMLREEMTVVKAGMAHGDLSLESYTQVWQECLSQVLYLPSQNRYTRANLASKKDRIESAEKRLEINRKHMAKEAKRCGKIEKKLKIITGGYQARAQAVIKQFQDTNEQIEQNNLALSTFKFLASQEDLAIPKRMESLTEDVMRQTEREKTLQKRYAQLIEEFRELSRDERPRMQYPQQPQQIVEVSKQNGSKEPERPEVREEDQAVEEPEPQEPPPEQNDDAMDCQEEEEEDGEGQQVYDGGQE